The Limnochorda sp. LNt genome includes a region encoding these proteins:
- a CDS encoding YczE/YyaS/YitT family protein, whose amino-acid sequence MRWLWMVAGMTLIAWGIRLQVVASLGLGPWDVLHMGLSLRLPITFGQANQLVGLVLVLGAWAMGEPPRLGTLLNMWYVGAAYDLIEAWQLVPLPGGMLAAWVALLAGIALLAVGSAWYLSAGLGAGPRDGMTLALARRLARGRIGSRAPAGARVRSEPGVGMARVLLEGSATLAGYALGGPVGVGSIVVAALVGPGLAVAIPWFRFARRWWHAEPSLSSPEGRPADGGAGHARLAGAPTGARRR is encoded by the coding sequence ATGCGCTGGCTGTGGATGGTCGCGGGCATGACCCTCATCGCGTGGGGCATCCGGCTGCAGGTGGTGGCCAGCCTGGGGCTCGGCCCTTGGGACGTGCTCCACATGGGGCTGAGCCTGCGCTTGCCCATCACGTTCGGCCAGGCCAACCAGCTGGTGGGCCTGGTGCTGGTCCTGGGAGCCTGGGCCATGGGCGAGCCCCCTCGCCTGGGCACGCTGCTCAACATGTGGTACGTGGGCGCCGCCTACGACCTCATCGAGGCCTGGCAGCTGGTGCCGCTGCCCGGGGGGATGCTGGCCGCGTGGGTGGCCCTCCTGGCGGGGATCGCGCTCCTGGCGGTGGGTTCGGCGTGGTATCTGAGCGCTGGCCTCGGCGCCGGCCCTCGTGACGGCATGACACTGGCCCTGGCCCGGCGCCTCGCCCGCGGACGGATCGGAAGCCGTGCCCCGGCGGGCGCCCGAGTGCGCAGCGAGCCCGGCGTCGGCATGGCCCGCGTGCTGCTGGAGGGCAGCGCCACGCTGGCCGGCTACGCCCTCGGCGGCCCCGTCGGCGTCGGCAGCATCGTGGTGGCGGCGCTGGTGGGCCCTGGCCTGGCCGTGGCCATCCCATGGTTTCGCTTCGCCCGTCGCTGGTGGCACGCCGAGCCGTCGCTCTCTTCGCCCGAGGGGCGGCCAGCAGACGGCGGGGCCGGCCACGCTCGCCTGGCCGGGGCCCCGACAGGGGCGAGACGGCGATGA
- a CDS encoding endonuclease domain-containing protein, with product MSPPRRPRSRSPRVPPEDSFFEEQLRALQGRPGSAPARRQPPDHERHAMEERLALVLRRAGLADFRRRVRVGIYEADFLFPRQRLVVELDGLVHLASGVQAKDRRKDQALRQMGYRVLHVANRDLVAAPDVVVQRIRRALAGHGR from the coding sequence ATGAGCCCGCCCCGACGGCCACGGTCACGGTCGCCCCGCGTCCCGCCCGAGGACTCCTTCTTCGAGGAGCAGCTGCGGGCGCTGCAGGGACGTCCGGGCTCCGCCCCGGCCCGCCGCCAGCCTCCCGACCATGAGCGGCACGCCATGGAGGAGCGCCTGGCCCTCGTCCTGCGCCGGGCCGGCCTGGCCGACTTTCGCCGGCGGGTGCGGGTCGGCATCTACGAGGCGGACTTCCTCTTCCCGCGCCAGCGCCTGGTGGTGGAGCTCGACGGCCTGGTGCACCTGGCCTCCGGCGTGCAGGCCAAGGACCGTCGCAAGGACCAGGCCCTGCGGCAGATGGGCTACCGGGTGCTGCACGTCGCCAACCGCGACCTGGTCGCCGCGCCGGACGTGGTGGTGCAGCGCATCCGCCGGGCCCTGGCCGGGCACGGCCGGTAG